The Lepus europaeus isolate LE1 chromosome 1, mLepTim1.pri, whole genome shotgun sequence genome contains the following window.
gcttctggctttggcctggcccagcctggacccttgtggccatttgggaagtaaaccagtagatagaaggtctctctctgtctctgtctttcaaatacaataaaacaaaagataaaaagaataaacaagctctctgccgtggccagggagtgcagtggaggatggcccaagttcttgggccctgcaccccatgggagaccaggataagcacctggctcctgccatcggaacagcgtggtgcgccggccgcagcgcgcctatcgcggcagccattggagggtgaaccaacggcaaaaaggaagacctttctctgtctccctctactgtccactctgcctgtcaaaagtaaataaataaataaataaacaagaaaatttgGAGAAAAGAATATGAAAACTTTCCTTTAGAAATCAAAATGTAACATCAACCTGAGACAATGAGAAGACTGTGTTACTGGTGAAGGAGTGGACAACCAGAGAGAGACTTCTGTGTTTATGTGGTGACACCCCAAACCTGTGGGCTCAGGCGGAATTCATGAAATGGCGTTGGGAACAAGGGCCACCTTCTGGAAAGTGAGACTGGCACCAGCCAGCTTCGAGACAGATTAAAGGTGTGGACATGGAGACCACGTTCTCACTGTGGAGGAGCCCACGGTGGACGCTGGGGATCAGAGACCCTGGGGAACTGCAGATGCCACACACAGGGGAGGCGCCCATGTTGCAGGGAGCAGACAGCAGATGGACGAGAGGAAAACACCCACCCTCAGACAGCCCACTGAGCACCCACAGCAAGACGTGGCCCAAGCACGAGCCATGGGCTCATCGCTCAGACAGCAGATTCGAAACAGACGAGACACCACCAGACTCCAAAGGCAGCTGCAGGCGACCCCACAGCTCCTGTCAGAACGGCACGCACCTCTGTCCTCACGGCCCCACTCACACAAGTGTTTGTGACAGGAAACCAGGGACTGGGGACCAAGTGGGCCACACGCACAGCTGGGACGACCCTCAGGGCTGGCAAGCTGGGCTCACCTGCTCCACGTGGGGCTCCTTGGCGAAGGAGATCCTGGCAATGGAGTGGGATGCGATGCACAGCTCCTGCCCGTTCACCTcgccctcctccacctccacgaTGCCTGCAAGGGAGGCAGGGGCTCTGACTGTGACTCAGGCAACACGGACCCCAGCGACCGAGCTTGGCAGCCACGGCAGTCCGTGTCGCTCCATCCCGACGAGGGCTTCAGGACGGCAAGAGGACAACTCTTCTGACAGCTTGGGGAGGGGCACCCTCTTCAGAAGTGCCCTGGACCCTGCCTCCTACCTCCACCCACGAAGGGCCAGGGAGCTCCACCCCCAGGAGGTCCTGAATGCCCAGGAAGGTGGACTCTTGGCCAAGTGGACAAGGTGGCGGCCACACGCGCTGTTACTGAGTAACTTCCTGGTAAGAAACTGCTGGGGAGCGGTATGTTCTGGGAGGACTCCAGGACAGGCCAGGGCAGACCAGGGCAGACCCGTGCTCCCCTGTTACGTCTGCAGCAGCGGCACAGCTGTGAGGGGCCAGCGAAGCAGGCGGACAGCAAGCTGCTGCTGCCCCATCCCCACCAACATGTGACACGAGCAGGGACGCTGGGAGCCCCgaggcagcccctccctgccctcagaGCAGTACCTGTGTTCTGTGCGCTGACGAAGGCCACCTTGTTGGTGTCGGGCTTGAGGCGGATGAAACCACACTCCCTGTGCATCGGCTTGCGCGTGTCGGGGTGGAAGGAGTTGAACCTGGACAGGATGCCGAGGAGGTGACGTGGGCGCCGTGCGTGctgcgcgctggctgcagccgcGGGGGCAGGGCTGCTCTGCTCCACCCAGGAGCCGCTCTTGCAGACCCCTGACCCGcaggccccctccccttcccatcgCTGCGGCTGCCTCACTCAATGTCAACGATTTCTTGGCTGAGGTGAGGAACTCTTTGTGCCCAGTGCTACACAGTCCTCAGCCCTGAGCACTCTGCGAACGGACACTGGCCGTGAAATCccactcccacttcctctccGCAGCCCTGTGCTTGGGGAACCGGTCCGTATATATGCCAAGAAACACATCCACGTTCATTACTGCAGGTTCATGATGGAAATAAAAGGTACCTGCGTCCTGAACTCAGCAAACAAACCCACGACCTGCAAACTCACTCGCTGATCACTTCACCAGCCCAGCAGCCGCTATGGGGAATCTTTCTCTCAGAGAGGGCGGTAGCACATATTTCCCCTTTAACGTAACCCTAAAACGTGCTTCTTCTATCATAATGCAGTAACGCACATGAACACTCACACGACACTCTCCAAACCCAGCTCCTACTCTACTCTGCTTTGTTCTTCTTTGCCTGCTGGTCACAGACAACGTTTGACCCTCTCTCCCCCGCACCTCCCTCCCGGTTCAGAGAAGGCTGCACTCGCTGCCCTGTGGACCTGGCTCAGATGCTCTGGGGCACCTGGCTCAGAGGCCCTGGGGACCTGGCACAGACGCCCTGGGGTACCAGGCTCAGATGCCCTGGGGTCCTGGTACAGACGCCCTGGGGACCTGGCACAGATACCTGGGGACCTGGCTCAGAGGCCCTGGGGTCCTGGTACAGACGCCCTGGGGTACCTGGCTCAGAGGCCCTGGGGTACCTGGCAGAGACGCCCTGGGGACCTGGCACAGATACCTGGGGACCTGGCTCAGAGGCCCTGGGGTCCTGGTACAGACGCCCTAGGGTACCTGGCTCAGAGGCCCTGGGGTACCTGGCTCAGACGCCCTGGGGTACCTGGCTCAGAGGCCCTGGGGTACCTGGCAGAGACGCCCTGGGGTACCTGGCTCAGACGCCCTGGGGTCCTGGTACAGACGCCCTGGGTACCTGGCTCAGATGCTCTGGGGTACCTGGCTCAGATGCCCTGGGGTACCTGGCTCAGACGCCCTGGGGTCCTGGTACAGACGCCCTGGGGTACCTGGCACAGACGCCCAGGGGTACCTGGCACAGAGGCCCTGGGGTACCTGGCTCAGAGGCCCTGGGGTACCTGGCTCAGAGGCCCTGGGGACCTGGCTCAGACGCCCTGGGGTCCTGGTACAGACGCCCTGGGTACCTGGCTCAGACGCTCTGGGGTACCTGGCTCAGACGCCCTGGGGTACCTGGCACAGACGCCCTGGGGACCTGGCTCAGACGCCCTGGGGTACCTGGCTCAGACGCCCTGGGGTCCTGGCTCAGATGCCCTGGGGTACCTGGCACAGACGCCCTGGGGACCTGGCTCAGAGGCCCTGGGGTACCTGGCTCAGACGCTCTGGGGTACCTGGCTCAGACGCCCTGGGGTACCTGGCTCAGATGCCCTGGGGTACCTGGCTCAGACGCCCTGGGGTACCTGGCTCAGACGCCCTGGGGTCCTGGCTCAGATGCCCTGGGGTACCTGGCTCAGACGCCCTGGGGACCTCGTTCAGATGCCCTGGGGTACCTGGCACAGATGCCCTGGAGTACCTGGCACAGATGCCCTGGGGTACCTGGCTCAGAGGCCCTCGGGTCCTGGCTCAGATGCCCTGGGGTACCTGGCTCAGATGCTCTGGAGTACCTGGCTCATCTATATGCAGAGATTACTCTGTCCTTGTCTGTTTAAACAGGCTAGTAAGAAAGGCGTAATAATACTGTTAACAACAACAACGAGGTCTTCTACATCTAAAACTGTACAGGACCAAGTTCAGCTTGGGATCCTGCAGCTGCACCACCAGCTTGGCTGAGCGGGGCTCCTCACACACATCACTGGCACAGCAGACACAGGGGAGAACAGCTTTGCTTCTTACTTTACACACTCAGACTCCTTCGTTGTTCAGACTTGTAAACAGTGTGTTTGCTCCTAGAAGCAAAGCGCACAGCTCTCAAGCCTCGAGTGGCCCTGGTGCAGCGCTAGCCtccctgcctggggtggggggggcggggacGGGGACGCTCTGCTGCTCCTGAGACTGAGAACCCAGCCTGGCGGCCGTCTGCAAACTCAGGCAGCTCAGGGAGAAAGCCACGCCCTCTTGTGTCACACTGGGGCAGTGGTTGTCCACGGAGGGACCCGGCGTGAGAGCAGGGCCTTCACGGAACACAGGTGCTTGTTTTTATACCTGTGTTAACAAACCTGTAATCTTGTGGTCTGCCTAGCATGACCAAAAGTGGACAGAACCCGAAAGAGCCATTTTACCAACTGTGGGCCTTGGATGCTGGCTCAGGGAAGGACACAGATGGACACAGATGGACAGGCTCCTCTGCACTTTCCTGCCTGGCGTTTGCCCTTGGTCAATCTGGAAGGCTCTCAGGGACCCAGGCGCAGCAGGAACTTACGAGAAGTTCAGCATGGgctggcccacgtgggagatgtgcacCTCCTCCAGGTACTGGAAAGGCGGCAGCGTCGGGAAGGTCCCGGCCCCCGGGGGGTCCGACAGCCACGTGCCCAGCATCCAGGACAGCGGCTCCACCACTGGATTCATCTTGGGAGGCTCTGGGGACAAAAGGAGAAGAGTCAGGGCCGCTCTTGACGGGGTCTCATGAGCTTCAAGCCCACTCTGCAGGGAAGTTCGCCTCAGGCAGCCACGGCGTGCCCTGCAGGACCTGCACAGTGGGAAGGAACAGGCTGACCACCAGCAAATGTCCTGCTGTGAGGTCCATTTCCAGAGCTCTGCAGTTCCAATGAAGACACAGAACCAAGAGGGCCCTAGGGggcaagaggaaggggagagaccTTGCCATGCCGAGCTAGGCTGCCCAGGTGTGGGCTCTGGCGATGGAGATGAGAGAAGACTCCAGGCAGGTAATGGTGAGGACAGGTAGGAGCTGGGTGCAAACTGCTGGCTCTGGTCTCTTTGAGACGTGACCTACAGGGCTGGCTCTCTCATCCCACCAGGTGTGGGGATGACACTGGAGGCCTGGGACTCCAAGGTCCTGAGGGGGAAGGGATGCAGCCAGTGGACAGTGGGCACAGCAGGCAGGATTGGGACATGTGGCTGACTTGGCTTCCCAGGGTGAGCCCGTGTGACCCCCATCAGCTGGAGAACTGGGCACTAGAGGAGAGGCTGTGCAGGGTCCATGGCAAGGCGTGCAGCAAGGGTGCTGGGAAAGGCAGTCGGCCTCCCAGAGGCAGCCGAGACTGCCCCTGACCACAGCCCGCCTCCCACGCCTGACACCTCACGTCCAGGTGCTTTATCCCTGAAGAATGGACAATGACaccaaagaggagcagcagggaggggagcgCACAGGCCCCACCTATTTGCTGGCTTCACCTGCCAACCCCAAATGGCACGCCCACCAGCTGCCGGGAGGGCAGATGCACTGGCTGGGGCAGGAGTCCTCAGGACCAACTCCGCCTCCTGTGGACAGCCTGGGACCCCACACTGGAAGCCGCTGGGAAAGGACATGGGGAGGAAAGAAGTTAAAGGGCTGAGGCGAGCCCTGGGCACTGctgaggacagggagagagacgggCGTGGACACCCATCCCCTCCccgcctggcccaccctggcaaTCTTTCCTTTTCCAGCTGCCTGTGAGGAGCTGGAGCAGATGACCAGAGTCAGGGTTCTGGTTACGATCTCTGATGCTGACTGCCCACGGTGATGGCCAACTCCCTCCACCCACGGCTTCCTCCCTGTGCCAGACAGCAGCAGCTAAGAATACAGAcaccctgccaccctgtggggcATGCGTCCCAGTGAGGGAGCACAGGGTGGCAGAAGCAGAGTCCACAGTGTAGGTGGGGATGAGCCGAGAGACATTTTCAGAACCTCCTTAaaagggccagggttgtggcgtagcgggtaaagccgctgctgttatcccatatgggcactggttcaagtcctggctgcttcacttctgattcagctccctcctaatgctcctggggaaaaagcagaagacggcctaagtccttgggccccttccccaggtgggacacctggaagaagctcctggctctgggcttcggaccagcccagtTCTAGTCAttctggccattgggggagtgaaccagtgaatggaagacctatgtctctctctctttgtctctgtaactctgccttttaaataattttttttttttttttttttttagacaggcagagtggacagtgagagagagagagacagagagaaaggtctttctttttctgttggttcacccccaatggccactgcggccggcgcgctgcgctgatccgaagccaggagccaggtgcctctcctggtctccaacgcgggtgcagggcccaagcacttgggccatcctccactgctttcccgggccagagcaaagaactggactggaagaggagcaaccgggacagaatccggcaccccgaccgggactagaatccagtgtgccggcactgcaggcggaggattagcctagtgagccgcggcgccggccacaaataaataaatcttttaaaaagaaactgaaggggctggcattgtggcttagcgggtaaagctactgcctgcagcatcggcatctcatattggcgttggttcaagtcccgactgctccacttctgatccagctctccgctatggcctgggaaagcagtagaagatggctcaagtgcttgggcccctgcacccgtgtgggagacttggaagaaactctaggttcctggctttggatcagcccatctccagctgttgtggtcatttggggagtgaaccagtgggaggacctctctctctctctgtccttctctgcctctctctaactctgcctttgaaattaataaacaaatcatCCTTGAGACCATCCTTGTTGAGAAGGGTGAGAGTGGGTGGGATGTGAGAGCAGACCCGGCAGAAGCATGGAGATGTCGGAGccctggggtgggcagagctgGCAGGGACTGAGCAGCAAGAAGCCCTGGGCATATCTCTGTGGGAGAGACGAGCTTGCCGGGTGTGGGGGAGCAGACACAGCTGCAGGGAGCCAGGACAGCAATGGCACAAGTGCTGACGGCAGAGGTGCACATGGTGTCAAGGACCAGCGTTTGGCAAAGGAGCTGCAGAGTGCAGCTGAGCGGATGTGCCGATGGCTTGCACAGGGTGCACGAGAGCAAGTGAATCACCgagagacaggggctgggggaagcGAGCTGGAGGGCTTGGGCTTTAGCAGCTGGGAAGACTGACTGATTTCCAGACAGAAGACTGAGAGACCAGGCCGCCATGACAGCCCCTGCCACCTCGTCAGCGTCCTGGGACGTTCATCACACAAAGCACAGCCAAGGTCACTGCCCGAGTGTACCAAAGCTGAATGTTAGGAGAAGGGGTCCCTCCCATGATGTGGGACATAGGGGCC
Protein-coding sequences here:
- the THAP4 gene encoding peroxynitrite isomerase THAP4 isoform X2; the protein is MEPPKMNPVVEPLSWMLGTWLSDPPGAGTFPTLPPFQYLEEVHISHVGQPMLNFSFNSFHPDTRKPMHRECGFIRLKPDTNKVAFVSAQNTGIVEVEEGEVNGQELCIASHSIARISFAKEPHVEQITRKFRLNSEGKLEQTVSMATTTQPMTQHLHVTYKKVTP